The DNA window GCAATGTGGTTGCTTAGAGATAATAATATCAAGTTTAATGTTCTCCTCACACCATTAAATACTATAGCAGGTTATTAATACAAGGTATAACGCAGCCAAACTGTTCAGACACAACTGCTGCTCATTCAAAACCCTCAAAAACATTTTACTACATGCTTATAGATTACCTTCATCCTACTTTTAATATACAacatttaaggattttttttatttattaaaggtgTACAAACCATCAGTCTGTTGTGgtcatttattaaatcaatggGTAACCCAACTCTCTCAAAAGGCTTTGGGTGCCATTAATAACCCCACATGCCATACTGCGATAAGATTTTTGGAGCATTTTTACAACTAAATTGGTCTTATTCTTGAGAATAAGGTTTTAATAGTAATTGTTGAAATAAAGCACCATTTTCAGAAAATAAAGCACACAAACAGTTCGatccaaaatgttttttattagtcATCACTGAAAGATGTTCACAATATATTTGTCAAGCCAAGGAATATTGTTTTCATTGCATTTCTCATATAAATGACACCAATCCTTCCACAGAGGATGGTgaacatcttaaaataaagggCCAGTGCGTTCCTATCAAAAAGAGCCTTTCCCTTCACTCTGCGCTGACAACGAAACGCGCTGGcctgtgcgtgagtgtgtgtgaaaatgATTTAATTGTATCTGGCAGAGAGACAGTGCGAGCCATTGAAAGACTGTAGTTACTCTTCAATCATCGTCGACTGTGGGTGTGATGGACATCCCTCTCCTGATCTGACCCCATCCAATCAAACTAGGGAGAAGAAACAAGTCAATGACCGTACAAACTGCATTCATGAAGGcgaaaatacataaaacaagttTCTGATCTAATTGTGCATGATTCATCCACAGTAAAACTGATGAACAAAAATGTGCTCACCGCCAATGTTTCTCCACTCTGCGACTCAAGGCGATCTTCTCACCCACCTCTGTGCACACAGGGTTAGTGAGGACAATCTTAGCCAAATCAGCTTTCACTGCACTCACACGGCCTCCTGTCGACAGCGAGCCAATGTTCACCATCAGCACCTCATTCTTCGAAAGCTTCTGAACCTGTTGGGCAAATTAATATGAAAATCAAAAACTTGAATAGCactcaaaatagagcaaaaatacagtagaatCTGAATGCTTATTAATTAGTGCagtcaaattaattaattgtgattaTACTCAAAATAATTCTTGCTACCAGAATGGTGAGTACATAAAAACTCATTCAGTCATCAATctcatgttttcagtttattttctcAACATGTAGGAGTAGACATTTCCATGGTGATTGTTGGTTTCTGATAAACCATAAagaaatataaacaattatatttattattttataatttataattattattattaatattttaagaaatctgaaatcactgacaatggattaaaaaataattgtgtaaaggaaacatgcttatactttagatgacagtttttttcacaaataagtatttaatacaaatataattaaaaagaaaacaaacaccaACAGGGCACTCTGTATTCTGGGAAgattgtgtgcattgggaatcattttacaaataaagccagggtaacactcattttacatacagcacacagtgaaaatgatgaatatgacggtgggcaaatgcataaagtgcagtataatttgaaatcacgagtttataGTTAAAAACATTCAATTCACATGGACTGACCTTCACACAGAGAACAtatgatcatgctggataaaaaaagCTCAcaaaagatctcacagctggattcgactaagtttgaaaggtttgtgaaattaaatgttcattagccattcaaagatttgtttaaattatataaatgcatatttgcttaatatGGACGGAAAATGAGAAagtataatgtttgcctttctattactaataagcctaaaataaaagcaatcgttaATACTTTCTGTACATTAAATTTTGTTGAATCGTTCCGATTATTAGACAAGACTTCCAACCGTGTTAGACAGAACTGTTTACGACGATGATGAACAAGAGAGAGTAAGCACTGTGCGCGCTCAGGCACTGCCACTCTTAGCGCCGTCAAAATTAAAGTAAACCgtggcgatatatcggtcgaccactagttgTTATTGCTAGGACACATTgttttgtttacagtgtttactGTGGTCACGACTGCTCTCATGCGTATTGCACAGCTTTGCATCTTTGGTTTAATATGTAGTAAGGCGTGGCCAAATTCAGGTATAATTTACCTTGTTTACATTTTAGTAGAAGCAGTTGAGCAGCATAGTAGAacggcctaatggttagagggttggactcccaatcgaagggttgtgagttctagtctagggccggacggaattgtgggtggggggagtgcatgtacagttctctctccaccttcaataccacgacttaggtgcccttgagcaaggcatcgaacccccaactgctccccgggcgccgcagcataaatggctgcccactgctccgggtgtgtgctcacagtgtgtgtgtgtgttcactgctctgtgtgtgtgcatttcggatgggttaaatgcagagcacaaattctgagtatgggtcaccatacttggctgaatgtcacttcacttcactttagaTTTTAGTGTGGTGTTGTTACTAGTACACAGTTTTGTGTGGTAAACATGCTCAAATCGCATTTGTTCTCGTGCGCATCATGTGGTTTTGCAGTTTCTGTTTAATAAGTAGTCTGATAAGTAGTCTGGCGTGGCCAGCTGAATTAAATTATGAATGGAATCAGGTTAAGTATATCAAGTGTAAGAACGATGAGTGTAAGGACCAGCAGCACAACGCAGATTTAcggtgcctcttaaatgcctgagcgatcaattgaaatatttgtcctTGTTCTCCGAAATGTATGGTTGGAGGGGGGGAGGTTGGGGTGCtttgataaaacaattaaaatgatattttgaggaaacaaaatatatttttaaccctctggagtctaagggtatttttggggcctggagaagttttgtcatgccctgacattttgAATGATGTAgtattgcatattgttattgaaacttcataatatttcatttaattatacatttagtcaggaattatagtttgaaaagtctaactagtaaattgtttacacgttatgtgaaaactagtacaagtatataaataaatataaagagacttactcatgtttatgatctctgctgaatagaggactttattcttttttttctgaggaaatccatttctcaaatcctcaaccacatcacatctttttggggcgAATTAagttttattcctctcatcgcgaagcaaacagtaaaataaaaaaaacttgaagaacagtctggctgcttattcttctgtgtgggtgtattcaagccgcgcgcttcagtttgaatctgaatagcgcgttaagcgcaggggcgtggtcacattagatataatgaacgGAGACGTAAAAAACAGACAttgccttgttttcatatggattacttcatcacagaatatctgttttcggaagcacttgtttagtttaaaagtagacatgtcaagctttctatagatatctctctcatgtctcttcgttgagtattcacggagttacagttcattttaatgacgtgtttgtacatgacgatcagcgcagacgaaggctgcagacagcacaccttgtttgttatctttattttataagtgcacaaatttttgtttttatgtctgtatccaaaaaaaagtagaccctttacagattcgatttatgtattgctcttatctgtaacgattaaaactgaaagtgtcatTTAAGTTCCTTTcgtggttatcaggagaaaatgactcataacgcgtatccgcgttaatcgactccttCAAATCTATTTTATGATGTTAacttcaaataatatttatagtaATTGAAAAATGTGGTAGCATTGGATCTGGACAAAAAGGATAACTCTAGGAGGGGTGTGTCACGATTCTGCCTTCTCACATCGCGATACAGGTTCGTGGACCTGCGTATGGCGATTTCGATTTGATATCGCATATCGTTAAAGCCCTAATAAATGGAAGTCGTCCGCttccggattgctcatgcggaaagtataacacaggctttacaatcgcaacttcattgtgctgttaCTACATCAAGccgaatttcacaaaattgttcAGTTCCTGAAAACtaaaggtgttttatttatggggagcagaattatttatttcaattaaaagcGCACAGGGGGCAAGtagatatttgaatatattcgaatacattgcatgatattTGATACCCAttcaaattagatttttctcaaaagtgacaggCCTACTATAATTGTGATAAGACATTTTCATACCGTTACATCACTGAGGAATTgcctaaaatgaaaaatgttcatCTCATTTATAAGGatgttgaagaaaaaacagagTTAACATTTGTTTTGACAatactattataaaatatttaccttcGCTGCCTTCTTGTCACCCTCAGTGCGCACACCAAGCAGCCTCCTTAAAAGGAAGTAGGAGATCTCAAGCTCTGTGAAGATCTCAGGAAGAGCCCCCACAGCGCCGAGGACCTGCCCCACCATACGATCTGCTCTACACAGTGTAGGGTCAATCTTGGTGCCAACACCTGCAATAGAGAATATGCATAAACAGTTAATAATGTGACAATAACACACACATTACTGCATTCTTGTAATTGTAAGTCTGCATACCAATAAGGCCACCAGGAGCAGCATACTGGAGGTCATTATGTTCGGCAAACAAGGAAACAATTTTGGAGTAGATGGGTTTGCACATTAGTTTCCCTTCATGGTCCTTAGAAACAATACCAGGTCTGACCTCAATCTCCTGTCCAACCTTGAACCAAAATAAACACAGAAGAACAGCATGAAAAGAGGAACAGAAATAGCAACAGCAAAGCAGAAGCCTAATAGTCTGACAGTAAAAGTGCTTTAGGAATTGTGGGACGGTGGAAAAATGCTTGGCATAAATTGGATCAAACAAGTCAAAAGTTACCTTCAGGACTCCTTTGAGGATACTTCCTCCAGCTACACCACCTTTCAGATCATCTACTTCACAGCCAGGCTTATTGACATCAAATGACCGGATTACTGTAGGGGAAAAAGAAGAACACTGTTGCTCATCTAAACTTTCTTGAGTCCTCTTTAGTAATATTGAAGGTCTCTTACCAATAAGGCGCGGCTCAGAGGTGAAGTCGCGTACAGGCACAGGGATCTTATTTACAATGTATTCGCAGACAACCTCAATGTTGTACTTGAGCTGGGCTGAGATCGGGATGATCGGAGCTCCCTCTGCTACTGTGCCTGTTGGAAAATAAATCAAAAGGCGAAACCTTATTATAACAGGAGAGTTTTTCCACTACAACTCATCCAGGGCATTTAGAGGACACATAAAAGAGTTACAGAATGTCCATGTTAAATGGAcaaaattaacattctgtcatcatctactcatcctcatgtcatagATGTGAATAGAAAGTATTTTGGAGTTTTTGTTGGATTTGCATGTTGAAGGTCGTGACAGACCTATTCACTttgattatgtatatataaataaaaaatatatatattttcaaaaacaaaaatgtataatttgtgtTCGgcagaaaatataaattaaagagattctccaccccaaaatgaaaattgtcatcaatCACTTACACCCATGTCGagccaaacctgtaaaagcttagttcatctttg is part of the Carassius gibelio isolate Cgi1373 ecotype wild population from Czech Republic chromosome B24, carGib1.2-hapl.c, whole genome shotgun sequence genome and encodes:
- the LOC128013386 gene encoding eukaryotic translation initiation factor 2 subunit 3, which produces MAGDESGTTLGQPHLSKQDLSTLDVSKLTPLSQEIISRQATINIGTIGHVAHGKSTVVKAISGVHTVRFKNELERNITIKLGYANAKVYKLDDPSCPRPECYRSCGSSTPDEFPTDIPGTKGNFKLVRHVSFVDCPGHDILMATMLNGAAVMDAALLLIAGNESCPQPQTSEHLAAIEIMKLKHILILQNKIDLVKESQAKEQYEQILAFVQGTVAEGAPIIPISAQLKYNIEVVCEYIVNKIPVPVRDFTSEPRLIVIRSFDVNKPGCEVDDLKGGVAGGSILKGVLKVGQEIEVRPGIVSKDHEGKLMCKPIYSKIVSLFAEHNDLQYAAPGGLIGVGTKIDPTLCRADRMVGQVLGAVGALPEIFTELEISYFLLRRLLGVRTEGDKKAAKVQKLSKNEVLMVNIGSLSTGGRVSAVKADLAKIVLTNPVCTEVGEKIALSRRVEKHWRLIGWGQIRRGMSITPTVDDD